In Nymphalis io chromosome 13, ilAglIoxx1.1, whole genome shotgun sequence, the genomic stretch tatattaatgtaataattatgacacaagataaaatataagaatacaggtgaatatttgattttactAGAAGAATTTCATACCATATACATTTCCCGCCATGTTTCCATTTCTTGTCGCTTTTTGTTTCTAAAATTTTTTTCACAGAATTTCTGCCAAAGGTGATCTGTATCTTCCATCAGGTAAGGATTATAGTGCTCCAATACAAAAAGTTGTTGCGCCGTTGCTCGATCGACAACAGGTTTTAGTATATCATATGGAACACCTCCAGTATATTCAAGagctaaaataatatgacaCATTTGTTAtatcattttctttatttatatatttattatatgaaaaaataatataaaaccaaaattttatttagatcgAATAAGTCATATTTGAATAAGCAAATTATTTGACGCAAGTGTTGCTGAAATTATGTTGTCACTAAACTTACAGTCAATGTGTTCTTGGAGTATATGTACACACATTTCGTACAATGTAGGAATTTTGCCAATTACTTTGTTGCCGGAGTATACTTTTGTTctggaaaaaaaaatcacgtgtaATGTAAATTCTATAATTAGAATGAAACAtagaatctaaaaaaaaatactagcttTCGCCATCGTGTGCAGAAGGGGTAAGGTTAGGTACCCTTTGTCctcgccacggtagcatgcgaaagtgattccgtggcgctccacgttaagacggtaagggtaccgctggttttttagtgggtattccgatgttcggggcgcactcggcgccttggacaccggcgagccccacgtACCCCCCCCACTCTTTTcgtgagggaaacgcgtaaagcgttttttcagcgttaaaaaaaagggaacctttgtccttttctgtacccgtgataacgtgtatgcgaaatttaatgatgatcggttgagtagttaagaagtgaaagcgtaacaaataaacactttcgcgtttataattttagtaagaaAGACCCAcagacattttattatatttttggctTAATAGATAGCACGGTAAGGTTAAGATAGAATACCTGAAGACAATCACGGGCTAAAATCCGGAAAGATCCGTTAAGTTTACACGCTTACTTTGTATTAGTAATTCCTATCATACTcagcagtgaaggaaaacattatgactcaaacaaaatttgtaatttttcattattataacccACAAAACAACGAGATAtctaatgtattaaaattaattttaatctcaAATGATGTTTTGATAATACACACAAAAAGCTATTTTAGATATAATACTATGCAACATGTCTTCCTACCCTCAGTACATAGATCCCCGATGACCAATAATCTTCAAACCTTTACTTAACAGTAGACAAGGTTTTTGCCCAACAATGTCCCACACCTTAACAGActgtttagtttagttttttttttttatactttacctTTGGTTCTTAGATGATATACCAGCGTTCATGGCATCATCATCTGTGAAATGGGGCAGGAACTTGGGCGGTGGTCGGGGTCTGTAGTTCGGTGATATCTCAGGAAGTGCAGATATTTCCAGTGATGGCAGCGGAGCCAGCTTCGCAGTTGGCGCCAATAACGTAGCCGGACTCATCTACAAGaatggcagttttttttttaaatacagacaGCACAACgcgtaatttaatattgtatctaaagtgaagttaaataaagcctattcatttatatttataaactagtttttggtgaataaatattgttatctcAAGGGGCGTATCAGCCACCTGATTGATAATAGCGCACCAAAGAAATGTTTAGCAAATAGCGCGCGCAAATTTGATTAGTGCAGAGATATAGAGTTCAGACGAAATAATGTAAAGTTGTGATAGAGGAGAGATgacacaaataaaatgtttggatTTTTGCACTTGGCTATAGTAAtgctattgtttatattttatgatatttctattagaaacTGTCCTTCATtgaaagtaaacaaaatatcattcCCTTAGATGTTACAAGACCTCTGAATGCTAACTCAATAAACAATGTACTCGCTCACACATCtaatacaaatttgttttatatatgaaaattattctaCAAGGCTTACAATTAAAGCTAATACGTAAGGGTGTTCCAAAAGctaaaaagatttatttcaagAACTTTTCGAGGTATTTTAGTTTACTTGACACCAAACTTACTGCTTAATTTTCTCTCAGATATCTATGATTTGccccaatatataaaaaaagtttaatattcgAATTTCGACTACAATACACTACGAAACCTAACCATTATGGAAAGCTTGAGAAAAACATATATGAATTGAATGTTTCAAACTTTCTGTTactttatttccattttttattgataatactaaaattcgttaaaattaaaaaaaactaaaaagggTCGACAAAACAGAGCATGAAAAGGTACTGAAAAGTTGTTAGTACTCACATCATCATTTGAATTCGGCGATGTACTATCCTTTGCaaaaactgatttttttttcggCTTGGCAGGACTAACCATGCCTAATGCTTCAGCAAAGCTAGCACCTAaagaaaaattttaactttatattttaaattttgttaaattcatTTCAACATGCAAAATACAACACACCTGAGCCACAATCTATACCGTCGTCGCTATCCCCGCCACTTTCTTTTTTCTTTGGTTCCCCATCTTTAGACTTATTACTACTAGACTTACTTGAAGATTTATCTTTATTCTTTCTACTACTTTTCTCTTTATTACTGCTATCAGATTTTCTTTTTTCATCACCGCTTTTCGAGTCTTTTGATGATGAATGCTTCCTATCACTTTTGCTACTATGGTCTTTTTCCTTTGAAGAACtacttttatcttttattttttctctaCTTGATGAAGTGTGCTTATCTTTAGTGCTATTGCTAGTACTACTTTCTTTTGAATTGTGTTTATCATGTGAAAGTTCCTTTTCAGATGATAGTTTGTGTTTATCTTTATCAGATTTGCTAGAATGAGCTTTGTCTGAATGACTCTTGTGTTTCTCTGTTGtatttgatttatgtttatCTGAACTACTACTCTtttgtttttctaaattattactGGATTTGTGTTTTTCAGAGTTACTGGTGGTTTTTTGTTTTTCCGAACTGCTACTGGATCGATGTTTATCGGAACTACTACTGGACTTCAGCTTTTCAGAGCTATGCGAGGATCGATGTTTATCTGAATGTCTACTAGCAGATTCGCTTTGATGCCTCTTTTCTGTCTCTAGTGGCCTGTGTTCCCTTTCTTTTTTCTCCATATTATTTTCACTTTCTTTGGAACTCTTATGTGAATGGGAAATATGTGACTTGTCTCTTGAAGATACTTTTTCTGATAAATGTTTTACATCTGAGCTCGTCGGTTTCTGGTGTTTTTCTGATTTTTCCTTTATATTTTCAGAATATGAATCATGTCTATGTTTATCTCGATTACTTGGTATATGTTTAGTTGACGAAGATTGATAATTCTCCCTCACCACCTTGACTTCAGGTTTTCTTTCTTCTTCGGATGATTGTGAGTTCTCACTTTCAGATTCACTTTGAGAACTATCATCTTGGCTGTCCATTTCACTTTCAGATGACTCTCGGGTCGTTTTAGTTTCCGTTTTTCCTTTATAGCCATTATCTTTTGTACTTgagtatttacatttttttgtctCAGCTTCTTCGTcctgtaaaaacaattaaactaataataagtgCTAATAAGTAGcacaaatcaatattaaaaaaaatacgtgtaTATTGTGTAAACTTATTTCAAGTTATCGTTCTACaccctattttattatattaatctttttttttttatagaagtgGTTACCATCACTCATAGACTGTTAAttcgccacctaccttgggaactaagatgttatgttccttgagCTTCTAGGCTTCCTCatttttcaaatcggaacacaacaacgttaaatatttcaaagtgtACCTACCCTACATATACAGTGTACCTATACTACATAACACATGGATAAAGCAACAGCAAGTAATAGaaagaaattacaataattcttatgttattaaagtataaataaggataaaactaGACAGTTTAatgcaaaaaaatttaaactctaCAACTAAGGAATAAGTAACCTTTAaagtaataacataaaattcaaaacaaaaatattacttgagAAGCTAAGACTACAAAATTATAACCAAGTTAATAATTGCAATCTAaagtattaagtattattaatgtGAAGTTTAATAATGACGTTAAAGAAAACACTCAACACAATTAGGCGGAACGACGGCAACGCAAATTTGAACAAAACTTGAATGCTAATTTGTATGGCAGAAGGTCACTCTACTCCGGAAAATCTGGACAccgcgattcagaaattgacGTAATTAGCACATCACTATCTATGGGCGCAACGTATATTTTAgcgaaaaaaatacttaataaaatagccacattaactttaaaagaggcagttattttgaaatatacaaagacagacacttcaattttatttttatgtaaagaaTATAGATAcagttgaaaacatttttttagataaaggttatgttaatagttatttttagtaACTGACCTCACTGCTTTGATATTTTCTCTTATTTCCATAATCTCCATTTGTGTGCttatgatgtttttcttcagtCTTTGGTGCTTTTTGTGATCTTTCATGCTTGTCATGCTTACTTCTAGAATCATTTTCATAGTATTTTCCATTTTCATGTCCATTATGGTTTGTAGCTGTCAAatgaaaatcattaaattagaaggaaaaaatgtataaaacaaaaggcaaatctattaaaattctttaatacttttattaagaaaattttgtaaatacaaatttaaatcacatagtaaaatttaaatatatatttttaatcattttctaATTTCACAAAATGCTCACTGTCATTTTTGTGTTCTTCTTGGTCACTTTCTTCTGCTGCTACCATTGTCTTCCATTTGTAAACAAGTGCTCGGGCTGCTTGGCCCACATCACCTGGTTCTTTACGAAGAGCATTTACTGTACGACCTACACCTGTCTCTTGCAAGTGTTGTACCGTCACAGTCAGGTTATACAATTTGTCTATACATTTTAAaacctgtaattttttttataatagatttaataatcaaaactaGTTTTAGTTTAAACACTTGAAATGGTAAACTGCTTGTATAGttcttaagatattatataaatagcttgatataaaactattttaaatattgatattgtactttgacatatacaatatacaacaaagattaaaaactggaaaagtttttttttaagtaaaacagaaaaaaaatataagcattaaaatttaacaaaaacaggTACGATGATTTTTgatgatgttttaatttttgatattatatatttatatatgtattaaatagatAGCACTCCTGTGTTCTTAAGAGCTTAGATGTCATACTATGTCGAactaattcaattataattatttaatttatattttaattgtcagatttgtttatataatgcaCTTGTATCTAAAGGAGTCAATATTATATgcgttatttttatcattttaatgaatgttatagtagatatcaatattattactaaagttAGTAGTGATCGAAAACTTCGTCACATGATAAAAGTAACAGTAGgctatttgttttataactttaCTAAGCATGCATATCATTAAATCGTAATAATTATGACAATGAAAACTTCAGATTTTTAAATTGTCTAACGTGGATATTCCTAAACAAATCTAACATCTGTACTTACTTTTTGCTCATCATTTGGATATTTCTCAATAGAATGTTGGTAATGTTTTACCAAATCTAAAACTGACGCCATACCACTActctttattaaaaagtatattggttaatatgtaattaaaaaaataagtgccAGCTGTTAAATGGCAACCATTTTTGTCACACACATGTCTGTGACGTTATAAGTTAGGACTGGATAGTGGATAGGCCAATTACGTATGTACGTACAATGCGTTTTGTTATCACAATAATCAGAtgcatttgtttataaatgtagTTTTCAGCTgtggttataatttaatattgcactttagcttaaataaaaaaagaaatactttgGTCTATTTTATGTTTGGTCTTTAGAAGTTTTTAACTAAAGTAGCGACATCTATCATAAAAGTATCAAAAACTTATTAGTTTAGTCAATAGGTATTTAAAGTAGATGGCACAACAAGCTTAAACTAAACAGATATCGTATATAGGAGGTAGGtacgttgattttattaaataatattagtatacatgtaaattgtaaaagtcgcattacttttatatttaaggtcggcgattttttttcgtattttagtTTCAGCTTGTTTTGCATTTTTCCCTTTGtgtaataaaacttcaaaatgtaTCGAATTTCTTCGTTAGATTTACTCATTTTGGCGGagaaaaaaacagaaaaatggCATGAAACtggttttacttttatatttataaaacgtcCTCTATTTAATGTTATCAAAACCAGCAATATATACACAGTACAACCAATGTGATTTTACTgcaacttaatttaatttatttgcttaaaatataatatacatgtttaatCACTAAAtgtgttgctacttctgttaactattattaggtttgcataattcaatggaaaacagtaattggttctattgtctgtatattgtattattaatctgaacataatttgtattatactgttattttccttaaataaatgaatatttataacatgcaaatattttaatttaattaactattaaaatataataactattaaattaaatattaaaaggtatTGCATTACATtgcatttcattatattataaagaaacaagttacaatatacattttaccATTAATTACAAACCcagacataattataataatttctcgtttaaataacacttaatataatttgacatttattgCAAGTATTCTTTTAGTGCGTAAAAACATTTGTCGACCAACCAGTCGCGTAATTTTTTTCTTGAATCTTAAATAAGGCAGATCTTTAATTTCGGTAGGCaacctattataaattttaacaatcataCGGTCATAACTCTGTTTTACACGGTGGTATCGCGTAGTAAATGATACAATATTCTGACTGCTTAGTAAATGTAGATGCATggtaacattaataatttcatatttttaaataagggtCTACATGATTGCATTGAATCTTTGTAATAGcacgaatacattttttaatgagAAATATGCTGTTTATTTCTAATGCAATTGCCCCAAATTATAATACCATATCGAATATTGGATTCAACGAAGCCGTGATATGCCGATAAGTCAGCCCTTTGTTATTAAggcaaatacaaattaattaattttattgaataaaatattgggTTTCCAAGTACAAAATTCATCTATATGCATACACAAGAAGTGCGATGATTTAGTGattactacatattatttagTGACAGTAAATACCTGTTCTATATTTTCATTAGCACATGTCACAGTATTGTATTTacatgtaattgtttttattttttaacaccacatatttaatctttttcaaatttaagcAAAAATACTACATAGTGACTCATTTATAATtccttaatattttcatttatttgatgGGAATTGTTAGCACTTAGTTCAtttgttattcttattatttacttataaaatgcgAAAAACCTTTTCTCGGCCTCTTATTTGTATACGTTGATggctatatattaataattataattaatatggcgcataaaaaacatacattagATTATTGTttgatgtatatatgtatatcgaaTAAGATATTTATAGTTACTTGATTTTCAAATTACTTTAACTTAGTAGAACAAATTAACTACAAatgataattttacttattagtCTGTTGTACTCTATGTGGAATTCTATAATTGAGCAATGTCAGACGTTGCTCTACATGTTAATACTTTATTGGTGATATCtgttgtatatgtatttcattttaaatagattCATCAAACCAATCGACATCAatcaatatagttttttaacaaacaaacgcTGGACACAATCTATGGAAAAATATCTCAAGACAAGTTATATATTAGATAGTATACCTTGTGTCTCTTTCTGCTTTACCTTTACTCTCTGAACTTCGACATCGTTTTTCCTAAGTACGTTGTAACCACACAGTTATGTACCTTAATGATAGGtaccatttatattaaattacctaTCTAGGCTTTTCAtcataaagtattataatttctaatttgCCAATGAGCCATAATGACGAATGACTGAAGCTGATGAATGGTATATTTTATATCCCTGGTCGGACATGACAAACGTAGTTTCATAAATAGGTATAAGATAGCTCGTATACACTTCTAATTCTAGTCGACTTTCTCTTCCCACGCGGGATGAATTCTCGACTGCTTGTATCCTTTGTTTATGTTAGATACATAACTTAAACCGGGAACGAATCaatttagcttttatttaatttaaggagAACTAGGAACCAATAAATACAGAACGATTACAAGTAGTActtgtaaatatacaaattgtaatttacataaaagtgaaattataaataaaagtaacgcTAAAAGGTTTTTTGTAAACGAAGTGCCTACGCCAAAAATGGGAGTTTCAACATTTGGTATTGGCTTTTTAAGAGTGATAAAactgttgatttttttataggttTTGTTCATTGGTACCGCCTGCTATTCTTTAACTTCTTTATGAAAAGCTAAATTGCTCTTATTTTATAACAGGTACAATGACGGatacatttgatttaaaaatataataatcaacatTAGCTTAAACGCACacacgatatattttaaattgtcataataattaGAATCTTCAATACTGGAATcttttatttcatcaatataTTTGTCTTTCTTGTAATATTTCCTATGAAAAGAACCGTATaacgtaatttttttctatttgctAATAAATACAACCGATATACAAAGTATGTTATAAAAGGCGAAAGTTGTATGCGCTTGTCAACTTGCATCAAAGTCAGATTTACATGAAAATAACAATGTTGCATGTAGGTAAACTAGTAAACTTCAAATTACCTACTTGAGAATAGTCCGCATGTCAGTCGCAGTGAAATATGGCTTAGGTAATGCGAACGTAGAAAGGGCCCCTGTGCTCACGTATTTCTAGGCACAATGGTGTGTTTCGTACGCAGCGAGATCGTTATCATTTGGGAATCACGCTAACAAGTAAACGTGCACGGGCAATGGGAGTCGGAACGTTAGCGCCAAATTCAATATAGTGCGGAAGCGTTGTGGCGGTAATCTGCCTGCGCTCTGCTCGTAGATCGAGATATTTACTTGTATGCTAATGGGGACCCTTACCGTGCGACTGCGTTTCGAACAACCTGATGTGATAATACCGAACGGTACCCATATAGAGTGATACCAAACAGGCGGTACACGTGTAGATAAGGAAGACTGTCGGGAGCAACGGTAATAGAGACAAAGGAACAAGGAGCTGTTGTCATTTTAGTGCCTAATATTCTGATAACAATGGGTACCCCTTAGTGATAAGCTGGATATTGTTAGTAATAATATAGCTTTaccattatattttagattCCACTTTGATAGACGTTTCAAAAGCTAACGAGATTATGTAAATAGGAAAAGGTGAAATTAACTCAATATTCCTGTTGTACAACTCTAATTTCCTGGCGCATGAGAGGCTTGTCGGTTCGTATCAGATTATCAACATAAAGTCTACTTAagccatatatatttaaaatttgaattcaaCATAATATGTGAAAGGTCAACGTTGTAAAGGGTTATGGTATATACACAGATACAGCTGGCTTTTCTATATACACACCAAaggtatattatgtaatatgcaCTGCAATTATTTAACGCaacaatataattgtattgtgtgcataattataaaacagttatttattataataaatgaaaaataaaatcttaagatGTTTTGACATATGTGTTTTCaactaatatttcaaatacaatttaatatcaatttgtaatatattgtaataattcattataaatagttttaattttatgactAGTCCCGCACGCGGTTTTGCTCACGTTTGAGGGGGTGGAGATTTTGTTAGATGTTTTGTATCTTATATActtttctgtactcctgacTATGTCTACGTCAAATTCTAGATAATCTATTGaaattgtaacaaacaaacaaacacataaTCAAACTTACTATTAGGTACGGTTAAATGCCTATGTCATGTATATTCCACCCGTACTCTATACACTGTATTAACTTCTGGAATATATTATAacctcataaaattttaattattcgtttcattaatcatttatttcattataaatgatGCAGTAATGAATAACTGGACGTGAAAGCGGCGTTCTTGAGCGCAGATAATCTGATCAACCGCGCCAAAGCCTTGCAGTCGAGAACAAGGGCTTCGTAATGTAACAGTATAATTGCTGATAGCcgatagtttattaatttataactatcGTAAGTAGTAATGAATTAATCACTTTACTGGTTTAGTGCTTTGCGAGTATAAGGAATCGTATCCATAATCCACGATGCGGTAACAGTAAGATTATTtcgcaattttaataaaaccacccactcatcagatattctaccgcaaagcagcagtacttggtattgctgtgttccggtttgaagggtgagtgagccagtgtaattacaggcacaagggacataaaatcttagttcccaaggttgttggcgcattggctgtataagcgatggttgacatttcttacaatgccaatgtctaagggcgtttggtgaccacttcccatcaggtggcccatatgctcgtccgccttcctattctatatatatataaaaaaaaagctacagTAATTTCTTAtctgcttataataataaagttccaggcatataaaatcttttacaaAGTTGTTATACAGTATTGTCTTttcattatagtaataaaacgaAAGCTATAAATTACACTTGTGTTGTTTGTAATCCGTACTGCAGCGCACGTACATTCACACATAGCTATTTGGATTAGACGCTAAGATAAGTACACTGATATTTCTTCCTTGATCATCTACTCGCGCCTTATTACATCGCCATCAAATTGATCGATGTCCTGTCTGCGATTGAGTTGTATGATTCCTGCAATAGCTCTGCACCAGTAACTATAATAATACACTTACGTATTGCTCAGCTAATAACGGCTGATGGAACGATTCAACATATTTCATTTGTTGGAtacgattaaaattattacttacaattattatattattatttattttacaaaagaaaaaaaaaataaattctaaagaaATTTGATTCAAAAACTAttgttatagattttttatctAAGTGtgatttcaattatttacacGTATGTGTTTAGTTATGTGACactctggaatacctaggcgtaaggcttcgggagctgttcgaccaatgtctgtgcagcgggcagtttccgaagccttggaaagagagaaagttggtcctgttgccaaagcaaggtcggCCGCAAGATTCTTCCTCGGTatacaggccgattgtgctgctgaacgagacgggcatattcttcgaaaaaattctcgctgcccgtcttattcagcacctcgacgaggtggggccgggtctgtcagaggctcaggGGTTCaaggcgggtcgatcaactatcgacgccctggacgccctgaaaacccggaccacggatgcggtggcccgaggggacgtattTCTGGCAGTATCGgtagatgttgcgaacgcctttaatagtcttcctttcgagactattggggaggcactccgataccacggggtgccttcctatctaaggaggctgttgggggcatacctccaggaccgggtagtcctctgggaggggggcgatgggcgtcttgtccggcgtcgggtaggctgtggcgttccacaggggtcagttctcggcccaaatctgtggaacgttggcttcgactggctcctgcggacatccgtccttcccagaatgggggtgttgtgctatgcggacgacactctcatcacggcgacagggcggaattatcaggaggcggctcgcctggccgaagtcggtacgtcgctcacagtggaccgcataggaatgttgggcttgagggtctccatctcaaaaacggaggccctcatattccacggtccacgtcgaggccctcctcgaggggcgtttatcaccgtccagggaacggtgattaaggtgcaggcccacatgaagtatctgggcctgaccctggacggaagatggagcttcgggcagcattttgtccaacttggcccgaagctcatcaacgctgctgctgtcTTAAGTCGGCTCCTACCTAATTAAAAGTATGAGTCTTTTGAgtcacttgagtcgctgggtaacgagaaaag encodes the following:
- the LOC126772621 gene encoding transcription elongation factor B polypeptide 3-like; the protein is MASVLDLVKHYQHSIEKYPNDEQKVLKCIDKLYNLTVTVQHLQETGVGRTVNALRKEPGDVGQAARALVYKWKTMVAAEESDQEEHKNDTTNHNGHENGKYYENDSRSKHDKHERSQKAPKTEEKHHKHTNGDYGNKRKYQSSEDEEAETKKCKYSSTKDNGYKGKTETKTTRESSESEMDSQDDSSQSESESENSQSSEEERKPEVKVVRENYQSSSTKHIPSNRDKHRHDSYSENIKEKSEKHQKPTSSDVKHLSEKVSSRDKSHISHSHKSSKESENNMEKKEREHRPLETEKRHQSESASRHSDKHRSSHSSEKLKSSSSSDKHRSSSSSEKQKTTSNSEKHKSSNNLEKQKSSSSDKHKSNTTEKHKSHSDKAHSSKSDKDKHKLSSEKELSHDKHNSKESSTSNSTKDKHTSSSREKIKDKSSSSKEKDHSSKSDRKHSSSKDSKSGDEKRKSDSSNKEKSSRKNKDKSSSKSSSNKSKDGEPKKKESGGDSDDGIDCGSGASFAEALGMVSPAKPKKKSVFAKDSTSPNSNDDMSPATLLAPTAKLAPLPSLEISALPEISPNYRPRPPPKFLPHFTDDDAMNAGISSKNQRTKVYSGNKVIGKIPTLYEMCVHILQEHIDSLEYTGGVPYDILKPVVDRATAQQLFVLEHYNPYLMEDTDHLWQKFCEKNFRNKKRQEMETWREMYMRCQEEQEIKLKSLTANIRIAQEAKKAPIKQTKMAYVDSVVKPPRNIAKKQAQHGTAFAATASPAARVASLAAAPNVLRGGRPTPVPTVSTSSSFKPKKAPLMQKALQFLRGRKR